In Trichocoleus desertorum NBK24, the following are encoded in one genomic region:
- a CDS encoding HNH endonuclease, protein MACKQESYQANREKILARKAEYYQENIEAKKLYNQQYRQQNSERLKEKDRQYRLNNLEKARERELDYNRRNRQKRRNYMREYYKRKRLERSNYNKQYRQENSQRLIEYGRAKYLQNREAILAQKREDRKLNPEKYRQRGQKNYQKHREQKLARNKIWRTSPRGRLIRRQLEQKREAIKKLNHQVSYTPEQQQSILEAFSNCCAYCASPEVLTLDHFIAIANGGSETLGNLLPACRSCNSSKQNKDPKEWFRHQPFHSAKRWRQILKVLGKTEKNYNQIPLL, encoded by the coding sequence GTGGCGTGCAAGCAGGAAAGCTACCAGGCAAATCGAGAGAAGATTTTAGCTCGCAAGGCCGAATATTATCAGGAAAATATTGAGGCCAAGAAGTTATATAACCAGCAGTACCGACAGCAAAACTCAGAGCGACTCAAAGAGAAGGATCGCCAGTATCGGCTAAATAATCTTGAGAAGGCGAGAGAAAGAGAACTTGACTACAACCGACGCAACCGTCAGAAAAGACGTAACTACATGCGTGAGTATTACAAACGCAAGAGGCTTGAAAGGTCTAATTACAACAAGCAGTACAGACAAGAAAACTCCCAAAGATTGATTGAGTACGGTAGGGCTAAGTATCTTCAAAACAGAGAGGCAATCCTAGCTCAAAAACGTGAGGATCGTAAATTAAACCCAGAAAAATATAGGCAGAGGGGCCAAAAAAATTATCAGAAGCATAGAGAGCAGAAATTAGCTCGAAATAAAATCTGGCGTACAAGTCCAAGAGGGCGCTTGATTAGACGGCAGTTAGAGCAAAAGCGGGAAGCGATTAAAAAGCTCAATCATCAGGTTTCGTATACACCTGAGCAGCAACAGTCCATCCTTGAAGCTTTTAGTAACTGCTGCGCTTATTGTGCTTCACCGGAGGTTTTGACGCTTGATCATTTCATTGCGATCGCCAATGGAGGCTCAGAAACCTTAGGGAACTTGTTACCTGCTTGTCGATCCTGTAATAGCAGCAAGCAGAATAAAGACCCAAAAGAGTGGTTTAGGCATCAGCCTTTCCACTCGGCAAAACGATGGCGTCAAATTCTCAAGGTCTTAGGCAAGACCGAGAAAAACTATAACCAGATTCCCTTGCTATAA
- a CDS encoding DUF2283 domain-containing protein has product MKLHYYPETDTLYIQLKNEPSTESEEIAHDVVIDFDANGKIVGIDIDHASQAVDLSELNIESLAETLERPNQEATQLKAGYYFLGRGTIQSALSQGARRRRQTNPEMVKLARQILGDAQSSKAARKLAASVLSQQASTRTRSPRLRRDSE; this is encoded by the coding sequence ATGAAATTGCATTACTACCCAGAGACAGACACGCTCTATATCCAGCTAAAAAACGAGCCGAGTACTGAGTCAGAAGAAATTGCTCATGATGTAGTAATTGACTTTGATGCTAACGGCAAAATCGTTGGCATCGATATTGACCATGCTAGTCAGGCCGTGGATTTATCTGAGTTGAACATTGAATCTCTTGCTGAAACTCTTGAACGCCCTAATCAAGAAGCAACCCAACTCAAAGCAGGTTATTACTTTCTCGGCAGAGGGACGATTCAATCCGCTCTTTCCCAAGGTGCAAGAAGACGACGTCAAACAAACCCAGAAATGGTCAAGTTGGCCAGACAAATTTTAGGGGATGCTCAATCTAGTAAAGCTGCTAGAAAGTTAGCAGCTTCTGTTCTCTCGCAACAAGCATCTACTAGAACTCGCAGCCCAAGACTAAGGCGCGATTCGGAATAA